From Peromyscus eremicus chromosome 3, PerEre_H2_v1, whole genome shotgun sequence, one genomic window encodes:
- the Nanog gene encoding homeobox protein NANOG, with protein MSVDLRGSDSPPYYDKAANSGDSSPMPEVHGPEENCCSHAAAEMLQKEIASPRPSSVDLPLQDSPDSSTRPKLKLTGPESKEDAKKGDNKVHTKKQKMRTVFSQAQLCALRDRFQRQRYLNLQQMQELSAILNLSYKQVKTWFQNQRMKCKRWQKNQWLKSNGVTQTGSAFVEYPSLHSSYRQGCLNTSGSLSVWDSQTLTDVWSYQTGTNPTCSNQTWTNPTCSNQALTSLTWSNQALTNPDWNNQVWNTQSLYSQARNSQAWNTPFHNFGDDSLQPYMQYQQNFSASDVGPSLEATGESHMYFSTPQGL; from the exons ATGAGTGTGGATCTCCGTGGTTCCGACAGTCCGCCTTATTACGACAAAGCAGCAAATTCTGGTGACTCGTCACCAATGCCTGAAGTTCACGGTCCTGAGGAAAACTGTTGCTCACACGCTGCTGCTGAGATGCTCCAAAAAGAGATCG CCTCTCCTCGCCCTTCCTCTGTGGACCTGCCTCTTCAGGACAGCCCTGACTCTTCCACCAGGCCCAAACTGAAGCTCACTGGTCCTGAGTCTAAAGAGGACGCCAAGAAGGGGGACAACAAGGTCCACACCAAGAAGCAGAAGATGCGGACCGTGTTCTCTCAGGCACAGCTGTGTGCACTCAGGGACAGGTTTCAGAGGCAAAGGTACCTCAACCTCCAGCAGATGCAAGAACTCTCTGCCATTCTCAACCTTAGCTATAAGCAG GTTAAGACCTGGTTCCAAAACCAAAGAATGAAATGTAAGCGATGGCAGAAAAACCAGTGGCTGAAGAGCAACGGCGTGACTCAG ACGGGCTCTGCATTTGTGGAGTATCCCAGCCTCCATTCCAGCTATCGCCAGGGCTGTCTGAACACATCTGGAAGCCTTTCAGTGTGGGACAGCCAGACTTTGACCGATGTTTGGAGCTACCAGACCGGGACCAACCCAACTTGCAGTAACCAGACCTGGACCAACCCAACTTGCAGCAACCAGGCCTTGACCAGCCTAACTTGGAGCAATCAGGCCTTGACCAACCCAGATTGGAACAACCAGGTCTGGAACACTCAGTCTTTGTATTCTCAAGCCCGGAATAGTCAGGCTTGGAACACTCCTTTCCATAACTTTGGAGATGACTCTCTGCAGCCTTACATGCAGTATCAGCAAAACTTCTCTGCCAGTGATGTGGGGCCGAGTTTGGAAGCCACTGGGGAAAGCCACATGTATTTTAGTACCCCACAAGGCTTGTAA
- the LOC131907375 gene encoding solute carrier family 2, facilitated glucose transporter member 3, whose amino-acid sequence MESNKQNVTPSLVFAITIATIGSFQFGYNTGVINAPETIIRDFLNYTLEERLEDLPSEVLLTTLWSLCVAIFSVGGMIGSFSVGLFVNRFGRRNSMLLVNLLAIAGGCLMGFAKIAESVEMLILGRLIIGIFCGLCTGFVPMYIGEVSPTALRGAFGTLNQLGIVVGILVAQVFGLDFILGSEELWPGLLGLTVIPAILQSAALPFCPESPRFLLINKREEERAKEILQQLWGTQDVAQEIQEMKDESTRMAQEKQVTVLELFRSSNYHQPLLISVVLQLSQQFSGINAVFYYSTGIFKDAGVQEPIYATIGAGVVNTIFTVVSLFLVERAGRRTLHMIGLGGMAICSIFMTISLLLKDKYEAMSFVCIVAILVYVAFFEIGPGPIPWFIVAELFSQGPRPAAVAVAGCSNWTSNFLVGMFFPSAAALMGPYVFIIFAAFLIIFLIFTFFKVPETKGRTFEDIARAFEGQAQAGKTSAMEMNSMQPVKDTPGNA is encoded by the exons GTGACCCCGTCTCTGGTGTTCGCCATTACTATCGCCACAATCGGCTCGTTCCAGTTTGGCTACAACACTGGAGTCATCAATGCACCTGAGACA ATCATAAGGGACTTTCTCAACTACACTTTGGAAGAAAGGCTAGAAGACCTGCCAAGTGAGGTGCTGCTGACCACCCTCTGGTCCTTGTGTGTGGCCATCTTCTCTGTTGGTGGCATGATTGGCTCTTTTTCTGTTGGACTCTTTGTCAACCGCTTTGGCAG GCGGAATTCAATGCTTCTGGTCAACCTATTGGCCATCGCTGGTGGCTGCCTTATGGGCTTCGCCAAGATAGCCGAGTCCGTTGAAATGCTGATCCTGGGTCGCTTGATTATTGGCATCTTCTGTGGACTGTGCACGGGCTTTGTGCCTATGTACATTGGAGAGGTGTCTCCCACCGCCCTCCGGGGTGCCTTTGGCACACTGAACCAGCTGGGCATAGTCGTCGGGATTCTGGTGGCTCAG GTCTTTGGTTTGGACTTCATCTTGGGCTCTGAAGAGCTGTGGCCTGGGCTGTTGGGCTTAACCGTCATTCCAGCTATCCTACAAAGCGCAGCCCTTCCGTTTTGCCCCGAAAGCCCGAGATTCTTGCTCATTAACAAAAGGGAGGAAGAGCGTGCTAAGGAGA TCCTCCAGCAGCTGTGGGGTACCCAGGATGTAGCCCAGGAGATACAGGAGATGAAGGACGAGAGCACCAGGATGGCGCAGGAGAAGCAGGTCACCGTGCTGGAGCTCTTCAGGTCATCCAACTACCACCAGCCGCTCCTCATCTCCGTGGTCCTCCAGCTCTCTCAGCAGTTCTCTGGGATCAACGCT GTATTCTATTACTCAACCGGAATCTTCAAGGATGCAGGTGTCCAGGAGCCAATCTACGCTACGATTGGAGCCGGTGTGGTTAATACCATCTTCACTGTCGTTTCT CTGTTCCTGGTAGAGAGGGCGGGGAGGAGAACCCTGCACATGATTGGCCTGGGAGGTATGGCTATTTGCTCCATCTTCATGACCATCTCTTTGTTACTAAAG GATAAGTATGAAGCCATGAGCTTTGTCTGTATTGTGGCTATCTTGGTTTATGTGGCCTTCTTTGAGATTGGACCAGGCCCCATTCCCTGGTTCATTGTGGCTGAACTCTTCAGCCAGGGCCCCCGCCCGGCTGCCGTGgcagtggctggctgttctaACTGGACCTCCAACTTTTTGGTTGGAATGTTCTTCCCCTCGGCTGCA GCCCTCATGGGACCCTACGTCTTCATCATCTTCGCTGCCTTCCTCATTATCTTCCTAATCTTCACCTTCTTCAAAGTCCCTGAGACCAAAGGCAGGACTTTCGAGGACATTGCTCGCGCCTTCGAGGGGCAGGCACAGGCTGGGAAGACCTCTGCGATGGAGATGAACAGCATGCAGCCTGTCAAGGATACCCCTGGCAATGCCTGA